AGCGCCCGCTCGGTCAAGCAGTATCAGATCGCGGACGAGGCGATGTCGATCCTCGACGGCAAGGTCGCCTACAGCGTGCTGCCGGGCAACCACGACTTCTATGCCCAGTCCCAGGTCTCCGTCACCGATACCGACCCGCTTCAGGCGTTCAGCCCGAACTACCTGGAATTCTTCGGCCAGGACCGCTTCCGCGCGCAGGACGCCGAATGGTACGGCGGCACCTCGCCGAACGGCATGTCGAGCTATCAGTTCATCCAGATGGGCGACAAGACGTTCCTGCACATCGCCCTCGAGAAGAAGAACCTGAAGATGTCGCTGCCGTGGGCGCAGCAGGTGATCGATACCTACAAGGGCATGCCCACGATCATCTCGACCCACGCCAACATCACCGACGAGGGCGACGGCATCTCGATCACGGACTACGGCCCCGACATCGGCGGCCGCGACCTGGAGAACGGCCAGTTCCTGTTCGATTACCTGGTGAAGGACAATCCCCAGGTCTTCATGATCAACAACGGGCATTATTCCCGCATCGGCGCCGGCCAGGACAATGCCGGCGAGATCACCCGCACCGGCATCAACAGCGCCGGCCAGCCCGTGATCGAAGTCCTGTCCGACTATCAGTTCCGCCCCTATGGCGGTGACGGCTATTTCCGGCAGATCGAGTTCGAATTCCGCGACGGCAACGACATCATCGCCTATCGCACCCTCTCCGCCGTTCCCGGCAATCCGGAAGAGATGGACGAGAACAGCCGCTTCGCCTTCGAGAACATCGATTTCGACGATCCGACCCGCTTCACCAGCTTCGCCCGCCCGGACAGCCGGACGCTCGTGCTCGGCGATGCCGAGGTGGTGGAACTGTCCAGCAACGGCGCCGCCACCCTGACCGACGGCGCCACCGTCTTCCGCGATCCCGCGGCCAACAGCGAATCCCAGGTCCTGCTGCGCTTCGGCGAGATCGACCGCCTGCCGGCGGACGCCCGCATTCTGTCCGCCGTCCTCGTCTTCGAGACCACGGACGGCGGCGACGGCGCCCATCTCTACCGCATGGCGCAGGGCTGGGGCGCCGGCGCCACCTGGGCCGGCTTCGGCGGCGACGGCGTGCAGCCCGGCGACGAGGCCGTCGCCGTGGCCCCCGACTGGCGCTATTTCGACGGCCAGGCGGCGGTCGACCAGGGGGTGATCCCGGTCACCGACGACAGCCCCTATGTCGGCGACTATCCTTACGGCTTCCTGGTCGACTGGGACGGCACGGCGGCGCCGGGCCGCACCGTCGGCAACAAGGTCTATGTCGACGTGACCCAAAGCGTGCGGGCCTGGGTCGAGGGCGGGGAAGGCAACAACGGCTGGGTCCTGACCGCGCCGCAATCCTCCGGCCAATGGGGGATGGAGCGCTATCACCTCGACGGCGAGGATGCCTGGGGCTTCGCCGCCACCGGCGATGGCGCGCCCCGGCTGCTGATCGATTACGTCGGCGGCGACACCGAGCCCGAGATCGCGGTGCCGGCCACCGATCTGACCGGCGACGGCAAGGCGGAAATCGTCTGGACCGGTTCCGGCAACAAGATCCAGCTCTGGTCCGAGGCGGACGGCAAGGTCGCCAAGACCGCGGTCAGCGACGGCGGCAAGGGCACGCCCACCCCGCTCGCCTTCGGCGACATCGACGGCGACGGCCTCGCCGACCTGCTGTTCCGCGACGGCACGGGCAAGGTCAGCGTGCGCACCGGCGAAACCGGCGGCAGTTTCGCCGCCGCCCGCAATCTGGGCAATGCCAGCGGCCTTCAGGCCCTGGCCCTGGCCGATATCGACGGCGACGGCACCGAGAACATCCTGTGGCGCGGCGCCGACGGCACGGTCCACGCCTGGCAGGACAAGGGCAGCGGCGATGCCGCTTCGGCCAGCCTGTCGAAACAGGCCCCGGCCGGCTGGCAGATCGTCGGCGTCGGCGATTTCGACGGCGATGGCACCGACGACCTGCTGTGGCAGGACAAGGCGAACAGCAGCCATCACCTGTGGCGGATGAACGGCCGCACCGTGGTCTCGGACACCGCCGTCGAGGCGCTGGGCGCGGGCCAGACGGTGCTGGCGACCGGCGATTTCAACGGCGACGGCATGGCCGACATCGTCGCCGGCAAGGCGGATGGCAGTTTCTCGGTGGTGCTGCTGGACCGGGGCACGGCGGTGGCCAGCGCCGATTACGCCAGCCGGGGGGCGAAGTGGCGCATCGTCGGCGTCGATGACTATTCGGGCGACGGCCGCGACGACCTGCTCTGGCACAATGCCATCAACGCCCAGGTCGACACCTGGACCATGGCCGGCACCGAGCGCCAGCTGACCACGCAATTGGGCACCCAGTTCGCCGATTGGACCACGCGCGGCGCCCTGATGGCCTGAACGGGATGACGGCACGTAAAAAGGCGCCGCCGGCCGGGGGCGCCAGGCATGCGCATTGAACCGCCGCACAGCGCCTGGCGGGCGCTGGCCGTCGTCGCGCGCCATCACCGGCGCGACCTCGATGCCGAGGGCATCCTTCATGCTGTCACCGGCGACCGCACCGCGGGCACGCCCGAGGCCATGGCGGCGGCGGCCGCCGGCGTCGGCTTCGAGGCGGAAATCCGCGCGGTCGCCGCCGCCGACCTCGGCGCCTGGGCGGCGGGCTTTCCCTGCCTCGCCTTCCTGGCGAACGGGCAGGCGGTGGTCCTGTTGCGCTGCCGGGCGGACGGCCGCGTCACCATCATCGATCCCCTGGCCACCACCGGCGCGCCCCTGGTGATCGAGGGCGCGTCCTTCGCCGATCATTACGGCGGCACCCTGCTGCTGCTGCGCCCCGGGGCGGCGACGGACGAGGCGGAGGCGGGCTTCGGCCTGTCCTGGTTCCTGCCGGCGATCCTGCGCGAGCGCGCCCTGCTGACCCAGGTGGCGATGGCGGCCCTGCTGCTGCACCTTCTGGGGCTGGCGGTGCCGGTCTATTTCCAGCTCATCATCGACAAAGTCCTGGTCCACGCCGTGTCCTCGACCCTGGCGGTGCTGACCATCGGCGTCGTCGGCGCCCTGCTGTTCGAAGCCTTCTTCACCTTCATCCGCCGGCAATTGCTGATCCATGCGACGACCCGGATCGACCTTCGGCTGAGCCTGAAACTGTTCGGCCACCTGGTCGGCCTGCCCCTGACCTTCTTCGACCGCCTGCCGACCGGGATCCTGGTCAAGCATCTCGCCCAGGCCGAGAAGATCCGCGAATTCCTGACCGGCCGCCTGTTCGCCACGCTGATCGACGTCACCGTGCTCGTGGTGCTGCTGCCCTTGCTGTTCCTCTACAGCTTCTGGCTGACGCTGGTGGTGCTCGGCTTCGCGGCGGCGATCGGCCTCGTGCTGTTCCTGGTCATGCCGGTGTTCCGGGCGCGGCTGTCCCGCCTTTATGCCGCGGACGGGCGCCGCCAGGCCCTGCTGGTCGAAACCATCGGCGGCATGGCCACGGCCAAGGCTTTGGCGCTGGAGCCGCGCCTTGCCCGCGACTGGTCCGATCTCTCGGCCGAGACTGCGGCCTTGCGCCGCGGCGTGGCCAGTCTTTCGGCCTCGGTCGGGGTCGGCACCGGGCTGATCGAGAAACTGATGCAGGTGGCGATCATCGCCATCGGCGCCCTGCTGGTCTTCGACGGGGGCATGTCGGTCGGCGCCCTGGTCGCCTTCCAGATGCTGGCGGGCCGGGTTCTCGGCCCGCTGTCGCAGCTGACGGGGCTGATCAGCGAATTCCAGGAGACCCTGCTGTCCGTCCGCATGCTGGGCGAGGTGATGAATGCCCCGCCCGAACGGCGCGCGGGGCAGTCCGGGGCGCGGCCGCCGATGCGCGGCCATATCGAATTCGATGCCGTCACCTTCCGCTATCCGGGCGTGCTGCGGCCGGCCCTGGACCGGGTCAGCCTCAGCCTGCCGGCGGGGGCGGTGGTCGGCATCGTCGGCCGCTCCGGCTCGGGCAAGACCACGCTGACCCGGCTGATCCAGGGCTTTCATGCCGCCGAGGAAGGCGTGCTGCGGATCGACGGCGTCGATGTCCGCGCCATCGACCTCGCGCATCTGCGCCAGAACATCGGCACCGTGCTGCAGGAGAATTTCCTGTTCCGGGGCACGGTCCGCGACAATATCGCCATGACCCGGCCCGAGGCCCCGGTCGAGGACGTGATCGCCGCGGCCGAATTGGCCGGCGCCGCCGATTTCATCCAGCGCCTGCCCCAGGGGCTGGACACGGTGC
The sequence above is drawn from the Zavarzinia compransoris genome and encodes:
- a CDS encoding peptidase domain-containing ABC transporter — encoded protein: MRIEPPHSAWRALAVVARHHRRDLDAEGILHAVTGDRTAGTPEAMAAAAAGVGFEAEIRAVAAADLGAWAAGFPCLAFLANGQAVVLLRCRADGRVTIIDPLATTGAPLVIEGASFADHYGGTLLLLRPGAATDEAEAGFGLSWFLPAILRERALLTQVAMAALLLHLLGLAVPVYFQLIIDKVLVHAVSSTLAVLTIGVVGALLFEAFFTFIRRQLLIHATTRIDLRLSLKLFGHLVGLPLTFFDRLPTGILVKHLAQAEKIREFLTGRLFATLIDVTVLVVLLPLLFLYSFWLTLVVLGFAAAIGLVLFLVMPVFRARLSRLYAADGRRQALLVETIGGMATAKALALEPRLARDWSDLSAETAALRRGVASLSASVGVGTGLIEKLMQVAIIAIGALLVFDGGMSVGALVAFQMLAGRVLGPLSQLTGLISEFQETLLSVRMLGEVMNAPPERRAGQSGARPPMRGHIEFDAVTFRYPGVLRPALDRVSLSLPAGAVVGIVGRSGSGKTTLTRLIQGFHAAEEGVLRIDGVDVRAIDLAHLRQNIGTVLQENFLFRGTVRDNIAMTRPEAPVEDVIAAAELAGAADFIQRLPQGLDTVLEEGGSNLSGGQRQRIAIARALLRAPPILLFDEATSALDPESEASVRANMRRMAEGRSVLIVSHRLSTLADADLIVVIDDGRIVDVARHAVLLERCDIYRQLWQGQSA
- a CDS encoding FG-GAP-like repeat-containing protein — encoded protein: MSLISALGSLFSPSNLISSLSATRATEAVAATSARVPQPVPAPTGVDAFVAFVEDVGTRGSEIIPLPSPELILRPSGLLGAGGLLDDLLSSLDYLAAVPVLGFITSDVLRLSGRHDSLNHQLSNLLAPLGDIYYLGRPLGGGDAGYLGSVLDFIPDNLAGTPYVPAPAEKPLTDPARKYSVILLPDTQYYTNGPLAVMPLGSPDMVKLQTQWIADHIDSENIVFVSQLGDVADSARSVKQYQIADEAMSILDGKVAYSVLPGNHDFYAQSQVSVTDTDPLQAFSPNYLEFFGQDRFRAQDAEWYGGTSPNGMSSYQFIQMGDKTFLHIALEKKNLKMSLPWAQQVIDTYKGMPTIISTHANITDEGDGISITDYGPDIGGRDLENGQFLFDYLVKDNPQVFMINNGHYSRIGAGQDNAGEITRTGINSAGQPVIEVLSDYQFRPYGGDGYFRQIEFEFRDGNDIIAYRTLSAVPGNPEEMDENSRFAFENIDFDDPTRFTSFARPDSRTLVLGDAEVVELSSNGAATLTDGATVFRDPAANSESQVLLRFGEIDRLPADARILSAVLVFETTDGGDGAHLYRMAQGWGAGATWAGFGGDGVQPGDEAVAVAPDWRYFDGQAAVDQGVIPVTDDSPYVGDYPYGFLVDWDGTAAPGRTVGNKVYVDVTQSVRAWVEGGEGNNGWVLTAPQSSGQWGMERYHLDGEDAWGFAATGDGAPRLLIDYVGGDTEPEIAVPATDLTGDGKAEIVWTGSGNKIQLWSEADGKVAKTAVSDGGKGTPTPLAFGDIDGDGLADLLFRDGTGKVSVRTGETGGSFAAARNLGNASGLQALALADIDGDGTENILWRGADGTVHAWQDKGSGDAASASLSKQAPAGWQIVGVGDFDGDGTDDLLWQDKANSSHHLWRMNGRTVVSDTAVEALGAGQTVLATGDFNGDGMADIVAGKADGSFSVVLLDRGTAVASADYASRGAKWRIVGVDDYSGDGRDDLLWHNAINAQVDTWTMAGTERQLTTQLGTQFADWTTRGALMA